In Mesorhizobium sp. 113-3-3, a genomic segment contains:
- the fabZ gene encoding 3-hydroxyacyl-ACP dehydratase FabZ, with protein MADMVAATTLEAVDIMGLMKLLPHRYPFLMIDRIVDIDGDDSAIGIKNVTINEPHFQGHFPEQPVMPGVLIVEAMAQTAGAICIRSLGASKPSLVYFLTIDNAKFRKPVVPGDQLKIHVKKIKKRGNLLKFACEALVDGTKAAEAEISAMMVTGD; from the coding sequence ATGGCTGATATGGTGGCGGCGACGACGCTGGAAGCGGTCGACATAATGGGGCTGATGAAGCTCCTGCCGCACCGCTATCCCTTCCTGATGATCGACCGCATCGTCGACATCGATGGCGACGATTCCGCCATTGGCATCAAGAATGTCACCATCAACGAGCCGCATTTTCAGGGGCATTTCCCGGAGCAGCCGGTGATGCCGGGCGTGCTGATCGTCGAGGCCATGGCGCAGACGGCGGGCGCCATCTGCATCCGCAGCCTTGGAGCGTCAAAGCCGTCGCTGGTGTATTTCCTGACCATCGACAACGCCAAATTCCGCAAACCGGTCGTTCCCGGCGACCAGTTGAAGATCCATGTCAAGAAAATCAAGAAGCGCGGCAACCTGCTCAAATTCGCCTGCGAAGCCCTGGTCGATGGCACCAAGGCGGCCGAGGCCGAGATTTCAGCCATGATGGTCACCGGCGACTGA
- the rseP gene encoding RIP metalloprotease RseP: MNGILHAIFGTEGLFLGTLVPFLFVLTVVVFVHEMGHYLVGRWCGIGVRAFSIGFGPELIGFNDRHGTRWKLCAIPLGGYVKFVGDMNATSSQPTSEELETLTDEERKVAFHTQAIWKRAATVVAGPLFNFLLTIVVFSVLFASHGRYVAEPMVAEVTADSPAAKAGIQPGDRFVSVDGSKVETFGDVQRLVSGRAGDIITFVMLRDGKEVTVTATPQLMEQQDALGNKVKVAVIGVVNNKELGQPRLITYTPVGAVAAAVEETGHVIERTGQFLQRFAVGREDKCQLGGPVKIADMAGKAAKLGFEWLVQLVALLSVGIGILNLLPIPPLDGGHLLFYGVEAVIRRPVSERMMEMAYRAGLLLVLCFMGFVFWNDLFGC; the protein is encoded by the coding sequence TTGAACGGAATTCTTCACGCGATTTTCGGCACGGAAGGCTTGTTCCTCGGCACGCTTGTGCCGTTTCTGTTCGTGCTGACCGTGGTGGTGTTCGTCCATGAGATGGGCCACTACCTCGTTGGCCGCTGGTGCGGCATCGGGGTCAGGGCCTTCTCGATCGGCTTCGGTCCCGAACTCATCGGCTTTAACGACCGGCATGGCACGCGCTGGAAGCTCTGCGCCATACCGCTTGGCGGCTATGTCAAATTTGTCGGCGATATGAACGCGACCTCCAGCCAGCCCACGTCGGAAGAGCTCGAAACGCTGACCGATGAGGAGCGCAAGGTCGCCTTCCACACGCAGGCCATCTGGAAGCGTGCGGCGACCGTGGTGGCCGGCCCCCTGTTCAATTTCCTCCTGACGATCGTCGTCTTTTCAGTGCTGTTTGCGTCCCATGGGCGTTATGTCGCAGAGCCCATGGTGGCGGAAGTCACGGCAGACAGTCCGGCGGCAAAAGCCGGCATCCAGCCGGGAGATCGATTCGTCAGTGTCGACGGCAGCAAGGTCGAAACTTTTGGCGATGTGCAGCGGCTGGTCTCGGGCCGCGCCGGCGATATCATCACTTTTGTCATGCTGCGTGACGGTAAAGAAGTAACGGTGACCGCGACGCCACAGCTGATGGAGCAGCAGGACGCGCTCGGCAACAAGGTCAAGGTCGCGGTGATCGGCGTCGTCAATAACAAGGAACTCGGCCAGCCCCGTCTCATCACCTACACACCAGTTGGGGCGGTTGCGGCTGCAGTCGAGGAAACAGGCCACGTCATCGAGCGCACCGGGCAGTTCCTGCAGCGCTTCGCCGTCGGCCGCGAGGACAAGTGCCAGTTGGGCGGTCCCGTCAAGATCGCGGACATGGCCGGCAAGGCGGCGAAACTCGGTTTCGAATGGCTGGTGCAGCTCGTCGCGCTGCTCTCCGTCGGCATAGGTATTCTAAACCTTTTGCCGATTCCCCCCCTCGACGGCGGCCATCTGTTGTTCTACGGGGTGGAGGCCGTCATTCGCCGTCCGGTGTCGGAACGGATGATGGAAATGGCCTATCGGGCCGGTCTGCTTCTGGTCTTGTGCTTCATGGGGTTCGTGTTCTGGAACGATCTGTTTGGATGCTGA
- the lpxD gene encoding UDP-3-O-(3-hydroxymyristoyl)glucosamine N-acyltransferase codes for MTDPVFFAPSRRYTAAEVANLTGSVLVDSGQSDVSIEALAPANEGGANALVFVDGRRNSALMPSLRAAAVLCPAEFANKAPSGVAVLTHPRPQQAFALVGRLLFPTAATPGPMTGETGVSPHAHIDPTAHVEAGAIIEAGVVIGPGVSIGRGTVIAPNAVIGQSCQIGRDGYVGPGASIQYALIGNRVIIHGGARIGQDGFGFVGGAKGPERVPQIGRVIIQDDVEIGSNSTVDRGAMSDTIIGQGTKIDNLVQIAHNVRIGRNCIVAGLSGISGSVVVGDNVTMGGGVGLADHLTIGSGAKLAARSGFMSNVPAGEIWGGYPAQPMAEAMREIAMLRTMARARKQGKDNG; via the coding sequence ATGACCGATCCGGTGTTCTTCGCGCCATCACGCCGGTATACGGCGGCCGAAGTCGCGAATCTGACCGGCTCGGTGCTTGTCGATTCCGGCCAATCCGACGTTTCGATCGAGGCGCTCGCGCCGGCCAACGAAGGCGGCGCCAATGCGCTCGTCTTCGTCGACGGGAGGCGCAATTCCGCGTTGATGCCGTCACTGCGTGCGGCCGCGGTCCTGTGCCCGGCGGAATTTGCCAACAAGGCGCCGTCCGGCGTTGCCGTTTTGACTCATCCGCGTCCGCAACAGGCATTCGCGCTGGTCGGCCGGCTGCTGTTTCCGACAGCCGCGACGCCGGGTCCAATGACCGGTGAAACCGGTGTTTCGCCGCATGCCCATATCGATCCGACCGCGCATGTCGAGGCTGGCGCCATCATCGAGGCCGGTGTGGTCATCGGGCCAGGCGTCTCAATCGGCCGCGGCACTGTCATCGCGCCAAACGCGGTCATCGGACAATCCTGCCAGATCGGCCGCGACGGCTATGTCGGCCCGGGCGCCAGCATCCAGTATGCGCTGATCGGCAATCGGGTCATCATCCATGGCGGCGCCAGGATCGGTCAGGACGGCTTTGGTTTTGTCGGCGGTGCCAAGGGTCCCGAACGCGTTCCCCAGATCGGACGGGTCATCATCCAGGACGATGTCGAGATCGGTTCCAATTCCACCGTCGATCGCGGCGCCATGTCCGACACGATCATCGGTCAGGGCACCAAGATCGACAATCTCGTGCAGATCGCCCATAACGTCCGCATCGGTCGCAATTGCATAGTGGCCGGACTTTCAGGTATCTCCGGTTCCGTGGTCGTGGGTGACAACGTTACGATGGGCGGCGGCGTCGGGCTTGCGGATCACTTGACCATCGGCTCAGGAGCCAAGCTTGCCGCCAGAAGTGGATTTATGAGCAATGTTCCCGCCGGCGAGATCTGGGGCGGTTATCCGGCACAGCCGATGGCGGAAGCCATGCGGGAGATAGCCATGTTGCGCACGATGGCCAGGGCACGCAAGCAGGGCAAGGACAATGGCTGA
- a CDS encoding isoprenyl transferase produces the protein MTTPAHVAIIMDGNGRWAKARGMPRLAGHRAGVEALRKTVRAAPDLGISFLTVYAFSSENWSRPKSEVSDLMGLLKLFIRRDLAELHQSGVRVRIIGDRAGLQADIRGLLEEAESLTARNESLTLVIAFNYGGRDEIVRTARKLALAAARGEIDAESISAESFAGALDTQGIPDPELVIRTSGELRLSNFLLWQAAYSELVFLPCYWPDFSREHLAEALREFAGRERRFGGVGPQDVASRPAAG, from the coding sequence ATGACAACGCCCGCGCATGTCGCGATCATCATGGATGGAAATGGACGCTGGGCCAAAGCGCGCGGCATGCCGAGGCTTGCCGGTCATCGCGCCGGCGTCGAGGCGCTGCGCAAGACCGTGCGCGCGGCGCCTGATCTCGGCATCTCCTTCCTGACCGTCTATGCTTTCTCGTCGGAGAACTGGTCGCGGCCGAAGTCCGAGGTCAGCGACCTGATGGGGCTTTTGAAGCTGTTCATCCGCCGTGATCTCGCCGAACTGCACCAGAGCGGCGTGCGGGTCAGGATCATCGGCGACAGGGCAGGGCTGCAGGCCGACATCCGAGGTCTGCTCGAAGAGGCCGAATCGCTGACCGCCCGCAACGAGTCTCTGACGCTGGTGATTGCCTTCAACTATGGCGGGCGCGACGAGATCGTCCGCACGGCGCGCAAGCTTGCCTTGGCCGCGGCGCGCGGCGAAATCGATGCCGAATCGATATCAGCCGAAAGCTTTGCCGGCGCTCTCGACACGCAAGGCATACCCGATCCGGAACTGGTCATACGCACCAGCGGCGAGCTGCGCCTGTCCAACTTCCTCTTGTGGCAGGCCGCCTACAGCGAGCTCGTCTTCCTGCCTTGCTATTGGCCTGACTTCAGCCGCGAACACCTTGCCGAGGCGTTGCGCGAATTTGCCGGCCGCGAGCGCCGTTTCGGCGGAGTGGGCCCGCAAGACGTCGCTTCGCGACCGGCCGCGGGATGA
- the frr gene encoding ribosome recycling factor, which translates to MSGEYDDLKRRMDGAIAAFKHDLASLRTGRASSNLLDAIQVQAYGTTMPINQVANVTVPEPRMISVSIWDKSMVGAVDRAIRESNLGFNPIVDGTNLRIPLPELNEQRRKELVKISHGYAENARVAARHVRRDGMDFLKKAEKDGAISEDDQRKRSDQVQKLTDETISTIDHLLSDKEAEIMQV; encoded by the coding sequence ATGAGTGGTGAGTACGACGATCTCAAGCGGCGCATGGATGGGGCAATCGCCGCGTTCAAGCATGACCTGGCTTCGCTGCGGACCGGCCGCGCCTCCAGCAATCTGCTCGATGCCATCCAGGTGCAGGCCTATGGCACCACCATGCCGATCAATCAGGTGGCCAACGTCACGGTGCCGGAACCGCGCATGATCTCGGTGTCGATCTGGGACAAGTCGATGGTCGGCGCCGTTGACCGCGCTATCCGCGAATCCAATCTGGGCTTCAACCCGATCGTCGACGGCACCAATCTGAGGATTCCGCTGCCGGAACTCAACGAGCAGCGCCGCAAGGAACTGGTCAAGATCTCGCACGGCTATGCCGAGAACGCCCGCGTCGCCGCGCGCCATGTGCGCCGCGACGGCATGGACTTCCTGAAGAAGGCCGAGAAGGACGGCGCGATCAGCGAGGACGATCAGCGCAAGCGTTCGGACCAGGTCCAGAAGCTTACAGACGAAACGATCAGCACCATCGATCATCTGCTTTCCGACAAGGAAGCTGAAATCATGCAGGTTTAG
- the lpxA gene encoding acyl-ACP--UDP-N-acetylglucosamine O-acyltransferase: MKIETSIHPSSVVEEGAQIGQGVRIGPFCHVSADAVIGDGVELVSHVSVMGATSIGASTKVYPMATLGAPPQNTKHKGGRTTLVIGANCTIREGVTMHVGTDTSRGETTVGDNGNFLAYAHIAHDCVVGKNATFANGATLGGHCEIGDNVYIGGLSAVHQFVRVGDNAFLGGCSAFVGDVIPYAIAVGNRASLRGLNIIGLKRAGLPRSEIYLLRKAYRTIFDRSRTVGENIEFAKAEFASSPTAMKIIDFISSRGKRHYAVPSLKGGDGDDTDDED, encoded by the coding sequence ATGAAAATCGAGACTTCAATCCATCCCTCCTCCGTCGTGGAAGAGGGCGCTCAAATCGGCCAGGGTGTGCGCATAGGGCCGTTCTGCCATGTCAGCGCCGATGCCGTGATCGGCGATGGTGTCGAACTGGTCAGCCATGTCTCGGTCATGGGCGCGACGTCAATCGGCGCCTCGACCAAGGTCTATCCGATGGCGACATTGGGCGCACCGCCGCAGAACACCAAGCACAAGGGCGGTCGCACGACGCTGGTCATCGGCGCCAACTGCACCATCCGTGAAGGCGTGACCATGCATGTCGGCACCGACACCAGCCGCGGCGAAACGACAGTGGGCGACAATGGCAATTTCCTTGCCTACGCCCACATCGCCCATGATTGCGTTGTCGGCAAGAATGCCACCTTTGCCAATGGCGCGACGCTGGGCGGCCATTGCGAGATTGGCGACAACGTTTATATCGGCGGCCTCAGTGCCGTTCATCAATTCGTGCGCGTCGGCGACAACGCCTTTCTTGGCGGGTGCTCGGCTTTCGTTGGCGACGTCATTCCCTATGCCATTGCCGTCGGCAACCGCGCCAGCCTGCGCGGTTTGAACATCATCGGCCTCAAGCGCGCCGGTCTGCCGCGCTCTGAAATCTATCTGCTGCGCAAAGCCTACCGGACGATTTTCGACCGCTCCCGCACCGTCGGCGAGAACATCGAGTTCGCCAAGGCCGAGTTCGCCTCTTCGCCGACCGCCATGAAGATCATCGACTTCATCAGCAGTCGCGGCAAGCGGCACTATGCGGTGCCGTCGCTCAAGGGCGGCGATGGCGACGATACCGATGATGAAGACTGA
- a CDS encoding LpxI family protein, with translation MATIPMMKTETASAGLDLPADARVGIIAGGGSLPVEVAAGSAGQGYPPFIVLMEGEADRLSELCRYEHETLALEAIGSLVPLLKRHRITHLVLAGEIKRRPRLTHLRPSLSLLAVIPIVVMALARGDDGLLKVVARGLEARGIKVMGAHEIVPKLVAAEGALTKAVPQKSDWRDIEAGFAAAKAIGALDIGQAAIAVGGRAIALEGIEGTAGLLDRTRLLRGHGRIAGKTRGVLVKCAKPGQELRADLPSIGPQTVDAAHAAGLAGIAVEAGRSLILEGPATLSRANELGLFIVGVAAAEPAHG, from the coding sequence ATGGCGACGATACCGATGATGAAGACTGAGACCGCTTCTGCCGGTCTTGATCTCCCGGCAGATGCCAGGGTCGGCATCATCGCCGGCGGCGGCAGTCTTCCGGTCGAAGTCGCGGCCGGCTCGGCCGGGCAGGGTTATCCGCCCTTCATCGTCCTCATGGAAGGCGAGGCCGACCGTCTGTCGGAATTGTGCCGTTATGAGCATGAAACGCTTGCCCTGGAGGCGATCGGCTCGCTTGTTCCACTGCTCAAACGCCACCGGATCACCCATCTGGTGCTTGCCGGCGAGATCAAGCGCCGGCCAAGACTGACGCATCTGCGCCCAAGCCTAAGCCTGCTCGCTGTGATACCGATTGTCGTCATGGCGCTGGCGCGCGGCGACGACGGCCTGTTGAAGGTGGTGGCGCGGGGTCTCGAAGCCCGAGGGATAAAGGTCATGGGCGCCCACGAAATCGTGCCGAAGCTGGTCGCCGCCGAAGGGGCCTTGACCAAAGCGGTACCGCAGAAGTCGGACTGGCGCGACATCGAGGCAGGCTTTGCAGCGGCGAAGGCCATCGGTGCGCTGGATATCGGCCAGGCGGCTATCGCGGTCGGCGGCCGGGCCATTGCGCTCGAGGGTATCGAGGGAACGGCCGGATTGCTCGACCGTACAAGGCTGCTGCGCGGCCATGGCCGTATCGCAGGCAAGACGCGCGGCGTCCTGGTCAAATGCGCCAAGCCTGGTCAGGAACTGCGCGCTGATCTTCCATCCATAGGGCCACAGACGGTCGACGCGGCCCATGCGGCGGGGCTCGCCGGCATTGCCGTCGAGGCGGGGCGATCGCTGATCCTCGAAGGTCCCGCAACCCTGTCGCGCGCCAATGAACTTGGCCTGTTCATCGTCGGTGTGGCCGCAGCGGAGCCGGCGCATGGCTGA
- the pyrH gene encoding UMP kinase, which yields MTVKPLYRRVLLKASGEALMGEQHFGIDVSVVDRIAADIAEARALGIEVGVVIGGGNIFRGVAVASKGGDRVTGDHMGMLATVINSLALRTSLHKIDVDAVVLSAIAMPELCESFSQRQADAYMNQGRVVIFAGGTGNPFFTTDSAAALRAAEIGADALFKGTQVDGVYSADPKKDPNATRFERISHAEVINRGLSIMDTAAIALARENNIPIIVYSIHEKGGFGDILRGGGRCTVVADD from the coding sequence ATGACGGTGAAGCCCCTCTACCGACGTGTCTTGCTGAAAGCATCCGGCGAAGCGTTGATGGGGGAACAACATTTCGGCATCGACGTCTCGGTCGTGGATCGCATCGCCGCCGACATTGCCGAGGCCCGCGCGCTGGGCATCGAGGTCGGCGTCGTCATCGGCGGCGGCAATATCTTTCGCGGCGTGGCTGTCGCCTCCAAGGGCGGAGACCGCGTCACCGGCGACCACATGGGCATGCTTGCCACGGTCATCAACTCGCTGGCGCTGCGCACCTCGCTGCACAAGATCGACGTCGATGCCGTGGTGCTGTCGGCGATCGCCATGCCAGAACTCTGCGAGAGTTTTTCGCAACGCCAGGCAGACGCTTACATGAACCAGGGCAGGGTGGTGATCTTTGCCGGCGGCACCGGCAACCCGTTCTTCACCACTGATTCGGCCGCAGCGCTGCGCGCGGCCGAAATCGGCGCCGATGCACTGTTCAAGGGCACGCAGGTCGACGGCGTCTATTCGGCCGACCCGAAAAAGGATCCGAATGCGACGCGTTTCGAGCGCATCAGCCATGCCGAAGTGATAAATCGTGGCCTTTCCATCATGGATACCGCTGCGATTGCACTTGCGCGCGAAAACAACATTCCGATAATCGTCTATTCGATCCACGAAAAAGGTGGTTTCGGCGATATTCTGAGGGGCGGCGGCCGCTGCACGGTCGTCGCGGACGATTGA
- a CDS encoding phosphatidate cytidylyltransferase, which translates to MSNLQLRVISAVVLAVIALGLTWLGGLPFRLLCAAMSAMIFYEWTRMSRPVAAKGLGFLPEALVVVFIGALIAGLAASWLLLLVVILIAATAIAALVRKTGQWEASGLAYASVSGLSLALLRDGDHSGLVAILFLFAVVWATDIFAYFVGRAVGGPKLAPSISPGKTRSGALGGAVGGVVAGVMLAAVAGAGNLALLGLVALVLSIVAQAGDLFESWVKRRHGRKDSGVLIPGHGGVMDRVDGLVAAALALYVIGWISAGADHPAQGLFPI; encoded by the coding sequence ATGAGCAACCTTCAACTCCGCGTCATTTCAGCGGTCGTGCTTGCCGTCATCGCCCTTGGCCTGACCTGGCTTGGCGGCCTGCCTTTTCGACTGCTGTGCGCAGCCATGTCGGCGATGATTTTTTACGAATGGACCCGCATGTCGCGGCCGGTCGCGGCCAAGGGGCTGGGCTTCTTGCCCGAGGCGCTGGTCGTCGTTTTCATCGGCGCCTTGATTGCCGGGCTTGCCGCGTCCTGGCTGCTGCTGCTTGTGGTGATTCTGATTGCCGCAACGGCGATTGCCGCCCTGGTTCGCAAGACCGGGCAGTGGGAAGCGAGCGGTCTTGCCTATGCCAGCGTGTCCGGCCTGTCGCTTGCCCTGCTGCGTGATGGCGACCATTCGGGCCTCGTCGCCATCCTGTTCCTGTTCGCGGTCGTCTGGGCGACCGACATTTTTGCCTATTTCGTCGGGCGAGCCGTCGGGGGTCCCAAACTGGCGCCATCTATTTCGCCCGGCAAGACGCGTAGCGGCGCGCTCGGTGGCGCTGTCGGTGGCGTTGTCGCCGGGGTCATGCTGGCAGCGGTCGCCGGTGCCGGAAACCTGGCCTTGCTCGGCCTTGTGGCCCTTGTGCTTTCGATTGTCGCGCAGGCTGGAGATCTGTTCGAGTCCTGGGTCAAACGGCGGCATGGCCGCAAGGATTCGGGCGTGCTCATTCCGGGTCATGGCGGCGTCATGGACCGTGTCGACGGACTTGTCGCGGCGGCTCTCGCCCTATACGTCATTGGCTGGATTTCGGCGGGCGCCGATCATCCGGCGCAGGGGCTGTTTCCGATTTGA
- the bamA gene encoding outer membrane protein assembly factor BamA, protein MKAASKFLSAASAAALSAALVVPGALAVQFVATSAAEAAVVSRVEVSGNQRVDADTIRNYITIKPGKAFSSADVDAAVKALFGTGLFSDVQINQVGSTLVVKVAEYKVVNQVLFQGNKKLKDNALEAAVQLKPRGTFSQATLDSDVEAVKAAYRRIGRDDAGVTTQVMELGDNRVNVVFHITEGDRTQIAAINFVGNSAYSSRRLSDVINTKRSSWVSFILRDDVYDEDKLRADQELLRRFYYNHGYADFQVVSAVGELDNATNKYTVTITVQEGERYNFGDISVESTIPEVDSKSLEAVVETRKGDVYNAKDVEDSIIALTEKVAGSGYAFAQVTPRGDRNFENHTISVVYTVDQGTKAYIERIEIRGNDRTRDYVIRREFDVSEGDAFNQVLIQRAKKRLEDLNYFDKVEISTVPGSQPDQVVLVVDVVEKSTGEFSVGAGYSTGGDSAGPSVEGSITERNFLGRGQFIKISAGGGKNSRDYSLSFTEPYFLGRRIAAGFDIYKSTREYNNNYDSDTTGATIRFGLPITNSITTQLAYNIAQEKYKVDDSCGPTSPGDPDGTCTISPAILDGIAQSPWIKSSVSLGLVYNTIDDMKNPHEGIYANTTVEVAGLGGDAKFVKITGRGSVYQTLSEQLDLVGLISAGAGHVEGYGNEGGLRIFDQFQSTDRMIRGFAYGGIGPVDSAGVGDHLGGTTYFNASAEAQFPLPVVPESFGLRGAVFADAATLYGNKISNQALVDQSSVGMKLRASVGVGLMWASPFGPIRIDYAIPVKKEASDDVQEFNFGISTRF, encoded by the coding sequence ATGAAGGCAGCATCCAAGTTTCTGAGCGCCGCGTCAGCGGCGGCACTGTCCGCCGCTCTGGTCGTGCCAGGTGCGCTCGCAGTACAATTCGTTGCCACATCGGCGGCTGAAGCCGCTGTCGTCAGCAGGGTGGAGGTGAGCGGCAACCAGCGTGTCGACGCCGATACCATCCGCAATTACATCACTATCAAGCCGGGCAAAGCCTTCTCCAGCGCCGACGTCGACGCGGCCGTCAAGGCGCTGTTCGGCACCGGCCTGTTCTCGGACGTCCAGATCAACCAGGTCGGCTCAACGCTGGTGGTCAAGGTTGCAGAATACAAAGTCGTCAACCAGGTGCTGTTCCAGGGCAACAAGAAGCTCAAGGACAATGCGCTTGAAGCTGCGGTTCAACTGAAGCCGCGCGGCACATTCTCGCAGGCGACGCTCGATTCCGACGTCGAGGCGGTCAAGGCCGCCTACAGGCGCATCGGCCGCGACGATGCCGGCGTGACCACGCAGGTCATGGAACTCGGCGACAACCGCGTGAATGTGGTGTTCCACATCACGGAAGGCGACCGCACGCAGATCGCGGCGATCAATTTCGTCGGCAACAGCGCCTATTCGAGCCGCCGTCTGTCTGATGTGATCAACACCAAGCGTTCGTCCTGGGTGTCGTTCATCCTGCGCGACGACGTCTATGACGAGGACAAGCTGCGCGCCGACCAGGAGCTGCTGCGCCGCTTCTACTACAATCACGGCTATGCCGATTTCCAGGTCGTGTCGGCTGTCGGCGAACTCGACAACGCGACGAACAAATACACGGTCACCATTACCGTCCAGGAAGGCGAGCGTTACAATTTCGGCGATATCAGCGTCGAAAGCACGATCCCGGAAGTCGACTCCAAGTCGCTGGAAGCGGTGGTCGAGACGCGCAAGGGCGATGTCTACAACGCCAAGGATGTCGAAGACTCCATCATCGCCCTTACCGAGAAGGTGGCTGGTTCGGGCTATGCCTTCGCGCAGGTGACGCCGCGCGGCGACCGCAACTTCGAAAACCACACGATTTCGGTGGTGTATACGGTTGACCAGGGCACCAAGGCCTATATCGAGCGCATCGAGATCCGCGGCAACGACCGTACGCGTGACTACGTCATCCGCCGCGAGTTCGATGTCAGCGAAGGCGACGCGTTCAACCAGGTGCTCATCCAGCGCGCGAAGAAGCGCCTGGAAGACCTGAATTATTTTGACAAAGTCGAAATCTCGACCGTGCCCGGCTCGCAGCCCGACCAAGTCGTGCTGGTGGTGGACGTGGTCGAGAAGTCGACCGGTGAATTCTCCGTTGGCGCCGGCTATTCGACCGGTGGCGATTCGGCAGGCCCGTCTGTCGAGGGATCAATCACCGAGCGCAACTTCCTTGGCCGCGGCCAGTTCATCAAGATTTCAGCCGGTGGCGGCAAGAATTCGCGCGACTACAGCCTGTCGTTCACCGAGCCGTATTTCCTCGGACGGCGCATTGCCGCCGGCTTCGATATCTACAAGTCGACGCGGGAATACAACAACAACTACGACAGCGATACCACGGGCGCGACGATCCGCTTCGGTTTGCCGATCACCAACAGCATTACGACCCAGCTGGCGTACAATATCGCTCAGGAAAAATACAAGGTCGACGATAGTTGCGGTCCTACCAGCCCCGGAGATCCAGACGGCACCTGTACGATTTCGCCGGCTATCTTGGATGGCATCGCTCAAAGTCCATGGATCAAGTCGTCTGTCAGCCTTGGTTTGGTCTACAACACCATCGACGACATGAAGAACCCGCATGAGGGTATCTATGCCAACACGACCGTCGAGGTCGCGGGTCTCGGCGGCGATGCCAAATTCGTGAAGATCACGGGACGCGGCAGCGTCTATCAGACGCTGTCCGAGCAGCTTGACCTTGTTGGCCTCATCTCGGCCGGCGCTGGGCACGTCGAGGGATACGGCAACGAGGGCGGCCTGCGCATCTTCGATCAGTTCCAAAGCACCGACCGCATGATCCGCGGCTTTGCCTATGGCGGCATCGGTCCAGTCGACTCGGCCGGCGTCGGCGACCATCTTGGCGGCACGACCTATTTCAACGCTTCGGCCGAGGCCCAGTTCCCGCTGCCGGTCGTTCCCGAGAGCTTCGGCCTGCGTGGCGCGGTGTTTGCCGACGCGGCGACGCTCTACGGCAACAAGATCAGCAATCAGGCTTTGGTCGATCAGTCGTCGGTTGGAATGAAATTGCGCGCTTCGGTCGGTGTCGGCCTGATGTGGGCCTCGCCGTTTGGGCCGATCCGTATCGACTATGCGATCCCGGTCAAGAAGGAAGCGAGCGACGACGTGCAGGAATTCAACTTCGGCATATCGACCCGCTTCTGA